A DNA window from Undibacterium sp. YM2 contains the following coding sequences:
- a CDS encoding SRPBCC family protein yields the protein MKFAMIAISVIVVIGLIVFTMGMLAPKDHKLRLSRDYPIPVTSLYQLVRDYEAYPGWRTGIKSMQKDGELRYIEESGHGKIPYRIIEDTSNQLIISKIDDPSLPFSGTWTFEFSDKNGHSQLRITEAGSVPNPLMRFFATYVFSHEKTMQTYLDDVERKFKQKT from the coding sequence ATGAAGTTTGCAATGATTGCTATCAGCGTCATCGTCGTGATCGGACTGATCGTATTCACCATGGGCATGCTGGCACCTAAAGACCACAAGCTGAGACTGAGTCGGGATTACCCGATTCCTGTCACCAGCCTGTATCAACTGGTACGTGATTACGAAGCCTACCCAGGCTGGCGCACGGGTATCAAATCCATGCAAAAAGATGGGGAGCTGCGCTACATAGAAGAATCAGGTCACGGCAAAATCCCTTACCGGATTATTGAAGACACAAGCAATCAGTTGATTATATCGAAGATCGATGACCCGAGCTTGCCGTTTTCCGGCACCTGGACATTTGAGTTTAGCGACAAGAATGGCCATAGCCAGTTGCGCATCACTGAAGCTGGCAGTGTGCCCAATCCCTTGATGCGCTTCTTTGCCACCTATGTGTTTTCGCATGAGAAAACCATGCAGACTTATCTGGACGATGTAGAAAGAAAATTCAAACAAAAAACCTGA
- the dapF gene encoding diaminopimelate epimerase yields MKLKFTKMHGAGNDFVVIDAINQHINFTPAQWRLIADRRFGIGADQILVVERPESQDVDFRYRIYNADGGEVEQCGNGSRAFVQFVIEKGLTDKSTIRVQTMSGIIEPRMGADGKITVNMGAPILEAAQVPFNAEGLESRPEGHDSLWPLDINGKQVWISAVSMGNPHAVQVVASVDDFPVAVDGPLIEHHPRFPRRVNAGFMEVVDRQHIRLRVFERGAGETLACGTGACAAAVAGLRRGLLDSPVRVSMRGGELSIAWEGEGQPVFLSGPAVTVFEGEINLTET; encoded by the coding sequence ATGAAACTCAAATTCACCAAAATGCATGGCGCCGGTAATGATTTTGTCGTTATCGATGCGATTAACCAGCACATCAATTTCACTCCTGCCCAGTGGCGGCTGATTGCTGACCGCCGCTTTGGCATAGGAGCAGACCAGATCCTGGTGGTAGAACGACCAGAAAGCCAGGACGTCGATTTTCGCTACCGTATCTATAACGCCGATGGTGGCGAGGTCGAACAATGTGGCAATGGCTCGCGCGCTTTTGTGCAGTTTGTCATCGAAAAAGGCCTGACCGACAAATCGACCATACGTGTGCAGACCATGTCCGGCATCATAGAGCCGCGCATGGGGGCAGATGGCAAAATCACGGTCAATATGGGCGCCCCCATACTGGAAGCAGCGCAGGTGCCATTCAATGCCGAAGGTCTGGAGTCCAGGCCTGAAGGACATGACAGCTTGTGGCCACTGGACATCAATGGCAAACAGGTCTGGATCTCTGCCGTTTCCATGGGTAATCCGCATGCAGTGCAGGTGGTAGCCTCGGTCGATGACTTCCCGGTCGCTGTCGATGGCCCGCTGATAGAGCACCATCCCCGCTTCCCACGCCGCGTCAATGCTGGCTTCATGGAGGTTGTGGATCGCCAGCACATACGCCTGCGCGTGTTTGAACGCGGTGCCGGAGAAACCCTGGCTTGTGGTACCGGTGCCTGTGCCGCTGCTGTAGCTGGCCTGCGCCGGGGCTTGCTGGATAGCCCGGTACGTGTCAGCATGCGCGGTGGTGAACTTTCCATCGCCTGGGAGGGTGAAGGCCAGCCAGTATTCCTCAGCGGTCCGGCAGTGACCGTCTTTGAAGGCGAAATTAATTTAACAGAAACATAA
- a CDS encoding DUF423 domain-containing protein codes for MQARSLIAISAILMFTGVAAGAFGAHGLKQMLSADMLAIWQTAVTYQMVHGLGMLALGIMLQQQDNTLLRKAAWAMLAGVIIFSGSLYALALTGIRILGAVTPIGGVAFLAGWAMLAWAAIRR; via the coding sequence ATGCAGGCACGTTCCCTCATCGCCATTTCTGCCATCCTCATGTTCACAGGCGTTGCTGCCGGTGCCTTCGGTGCCCATGGTTTGAAGCAAATGCTGAGTGCCGATATGCTGGCTATCTGGCAAACGGCAGTGACTTACCAGATGGTGCATGGCCTGGGCATGCTGGCGCTGGGCATCATGTTGCAGCAACAGGATAATACCCTGTTGCGCAAGGCGGCCTGGGCCATGCTGGCAGGAGTCATCATTTTCAGTGGTAGCCTGTATGCGCTGGCACTAACTGGCATACGCATACTGGGGGCGGTTACACCCATAGGTGGGGTGGCATTCCTGGCAGGATGGGCGATGCTTGCCTGGGCGGCAATCCGTCGCTAA
- a CDS encoding methyl-accepting chemotaxis protein — protein sequence MSGNKATLIDKIMYPCTVLMSKLSLRTKLLGIFIILLLPLLFFASLSLNQIRIDAINAHSGLAGVEANGLVMNVVIQTQKHRGQVNLKLAGDKLDDDLAKTRTELKNSLAQLDQFLLNHADLGLQGPWKASADELQQLAAGQTAANVKDSVAQHSRLIRQSLQFSALLSEKTGLLTDTQSANFLLLDISLRKLPVWIEHVALLRGLGASYIKTGTMEFPEKAGVISRLDALQAAMNGVTDLDEAMKRAGVDVSTAEQAAIEAAQSFAALARKNLLAESISGDASAYFAQGTQAIEKTLALQTQMQAKLAGILRDRSSQMDLYQNLVSLGTGVIVILSCYLALGFYRGFMSALNQVGRSAHAVAAGDLTNHIRITGKDELAKTGNLLDSMNGNLSRLVANVRSNASMVAQLGEGLATNINDLTVRTEQQASSLEETSASVDDLADTVKKNADSARAVDNLAANLRLITESTGDDMRAAVDSMNGIHQSARKVQEIVSLIDGISFQTDILALNAAVEASRAGEHGRGFAVVASEVRSLAQRSADSARQIRRLIDDSVQRVDQGVNQISNVNQTLSEIVTGIRDLANNINAISVASSEQSNGLSQISEALRHLDDITQSNAQMAEQAKHASISLEERAQALTRSVSAFKLLQGTADEAYALVKKAVPLYHSRGRPALQIITADAEKQYADRDMYVFAFDRNGQYLAFAGNAAKLKVNLFHVDGLDGRKLVSDAFSLPATGGWVSYTIVNPVSKKTEAKISYIEAVEDNLVLGCGVYQVE from the coding sequence ATGTCCGGGAACAAAGCAACACTGATAGATAAGATCATGTATCCCTGCACAGTCTTGATGAGCAAACTCAGTTTGCGCACCAAGTTGCTGGGTATATTTATTATTTTGCTACTACCTTTGTTGTTTTTTGCCAGCCTTTCCCTGAACCAGATACGAATTGATGCCATCAATGCCCACAGCGGCCTGGCCGGTGTGGAGGCAAATGGCCTGGTCATGAACGTAGTCATCCAGACCCAAAAGCACCGTGGCCAGGTCAATCTCAAGCTTGCCGGAGATAAGCTGGATGATGATCTGGCAAAAACCCGGACTGAGCTGAAAAACAGCCTGGCCCAGCTCGACCAGTTCTTGCTTAATCATGCAGACCTGGGCCTGCAAGGTCCATGGAAAGCCAGTGCCGATGAACTGCAGCAACTGGCTGCGGGCCAGACTGCCGCCAATGTCAAAGACAGTGTCGCCCAGCACAGCCGCCTGATCAGGCAAAGCCTGCAATTCTCTGCCCTGCTCAGTGAAAAAACTGGCTTGCTGACGGATACCCAGAGCGCTAACTTTCTTTTGCTGGATATCTCCCTGCGCAAGTTGCCTGTATGGATAGAGCATGTGGCGCTGTTGCGCGGCCTGGGTGCCAGTTATATCAAGACAGGGACTATGGAGTTCCCGGAAAAAGCGGGCGTAATCTCTCGCCTTGATGCCTTGCAGGCAGCAATGAATGGAGTGACCGATCTCGATGAGGCAATGAAACGGGCGGGTGTCGATGTCAGCACTGCAGAACAGGCAGCTATCGAAGCAGCCCAGTCCTTTGCCGCACTCGCCAGGAAAAACCTGCTGGCAGAAAGCATCAGTGGTGATGCCAGTGCCTATTTTGCCCAAGGCACGCAAGCCATAGAGAAAACCCTGGCATTACAAACCCAGATGCAGGCCAAACTGGCAGGCATATTAAGAGACCGCAGCAGCCAGATGGACTTGTATCAGAACCTGGTCAGCCTGGGCACGGGGGTAATCGTCATCCTCAGTTGCTATCTGGCGCTGGGGTTTTACCGTGGCTTCATGTCTGCCCTGAACCAGGTCGGGCGCTCTGCCCATGCAGTAGCCGCTGGTGACCTGACCAATCATATACGTATCACCGGCAAGGATGAACTGGCAAAAACCGGTAACTTGCTCGATAGCATGAATGGCAACTTGTCCAGACTGGTGGCGAATGTGCGCAGCAATGCCAGCATGGTGGCGCAACTCGGTGAGGGCCTGGCGACCAATATCAATGACCTGACCGTCAGGACTGAGCAACAGGCATCGAGCCTGGAAGAAACATCGGCCAGCGTCGATGACCTCGCCGATACCGTCAAAAAGAATGCCGACAGCGCCAGGGCGGTCGATAACCTGGCAGCAAATCTGCGCCTGATCACAGAATCGACAGGTGACGACATGCGCGCCGCCGTCGATTCCATGAATGGCATACACCAGAGCGCCCGCAAGGTGCAGGAAATTGTCAGCCTTATCGATGGCATTTCTTTCCAGACCGATATCCTGGCCCTGAATGCGGCGGTGGAAGCCTCGCGCGCGGGTGAGCATGGCCGTGGTTTTGCCGTTGTTGCCAGCGAAGTGCGCAGTCTCGCACAACGCAGTGCCGACTCTGCGCGTCAGATCAGGCGCCTGATTGATGATTCTGTGCAAAGGGTGGATCAGGGTGTGAACCAGATCAGCAATGTCAACCAGACCCTGAGCGAGATAGTCACCGGCATCCGTGACCTGGCAAATAACATCAATGCCATCTCTGTAGCATCAAGCGAGCAAAGCAATGGCCTGTCACAAATCTCAGAAGCCTTGCGCCATCTGGATGATATTACACAAAGCAATGCGCAGATGGCGGAGCAGGCCAAACATGCTTCCATCAGTCTGGAAGAGAGAGCGCAGGCACTCACCAGGTCCGTCTCTGCCTTCAAACTGCTGCAAGGGACGGCAGATGAAGCTTATGCCCTGGTCAAAAAAGCTGTACCTCTTTACCATTCCAGGGGCAGACCTGCCCTGCAAATCATCACAGCCGATGCTGAAAAGCAGTATGCAGACCGCGACATGTATGTGTTTGCCTTTGACCGTAATGGTCAATATCTGGCTTTTGCAGGTAATGCCGCCAAACTCAAGGTCAACCTGTTTCATGTCGATGGCCTGGATGGCCGCAAGCTTGTCAGTGATGCATTTTCCCTCCCCGCAACTGGCGGCTGGGTCAGTTACACCATTGTCAATCCCGTCTCCAAAAAGACGGAAGCAAAGATCTCTTATATAGAGGCAGTAGAGGATAATCTGGTGCTTGGCTGTGGCGTGTATCAGGTTGAGTAA
- a CDS encoding MarR family winged helix-turn-helix transcriptional regulator, protein MDKAEFIYRIQSAYPRIYHACHADHQPTPASGVAISQRDATILAHLNSTEAMTQAQLARHLGITKSTMSEAVKYLMAQGLLEMEVATDRRAHLLRLTEKGKDVMSKSSVLETDKLAAVLAEMTAKEMEQAIAGLELLAQACFRLTTKREDTG, encoded by the coding sequence ATGGACAAAGCCGAATTCATCTATCGCATACAGTCAGCGTATCCGCGCATCTACCACGCCTGCCACGCAGACCACCAGCCAACACCGGCCAGCGGAGTGGCGATATCGCAGCGGGATGCAACGATACTGGCGCATTTGAATTCGACGGAAGCCATGACCCAGGCGCAACTGGCCAGGCATCTGGGGATCACCAAGTCAACCATGTCAGAAGCGGTTAAATACCTGATGGCTCAGGGCTTGCTGGAAATGGAGGTCGCAACAGACAGGCGTGCCCATCTGTTGCGGCTGACAGAAAAAGGCAAAGACGTAATGAGTAAAAGTTCAGTGCTGGAAACAGACAAACTGGCTGCCGTATTGGCTGAAATGACGGCAAAAGAAATGGAACAGGCGATTGCCGGGCTGGAATTGCTGGCGCAAGCCTGTTTCAGATTAACGACAAAGAGAGAGGATACCGGATGA
- a CDS encoding OmpA family protein, with protein sequence MHNALKSSLLVLSLFASSMVLAAVNPAYEKVLTKDAPNAKDHPLTGRYQGSSILLQTQKAYDEIAFAAGPATEPDYSSNKKFSKVQKAEGALTRTVYVSPKGRSSLEVFRNFSDSLSSKGFKPIFQCDNDSCGPSFKSLKYNWNEKRTHVQGEGYDVNRNRYVQGVFDGAKDIRYALLQKGTGAATTYVGVYAALNSGGSMGDLSESLNDRVTVLVEVLEPKAMEQNIVTVDADAISKELAANGAVSFYGLYFDTDKAVIKPESKLQLDEMAKYLKANSAAVYIVGHTDTQGVLDYNMTLSGKRAQAVVDALKGYGIADARLIAKGVGPLAPRASNAADAGRAKNRRVEMVLR encoded by the coding sequence ATGCACAATGCGCTGAAGTCATCCCTGCTGGTCCTTTCCCTGTTTGCCAGTTCCATGGTGTTGGCAGCCGTCAATCCTGCCTATGAAAAAGTCTTGACGAAGGATGCACCGAATGCCAAGGACCATCCCCTGACTGGCCGTTACCAGGGCTCCAGTATTTTGCTGCAGACGCAAAAAGCCTATGATGAGATTGCCTTTGCGGCTGGCCCGGCGACGGAGCCAGATTACAGCAGCAACAAGAAATTTTCCAAGGTACAAAAAGCTGAGGGTGCGCTGACGCGTACTGTCTATGTTTCTCCCAAAGGACGGTCTTCGCTGGAAGTGTTCCGTAATTTTAGTGATAGCCTCAGCAGCAAAGGCTTCAAACCCATATTCCAATGTGATAACGATAGCTGCGGCCCATCCTTCAAGAGCCTGAAATACAACTGGAATGAGAAACGTACCCATGTGCAGGGCGAGGGTTATGATGTAAATCGGAATCGCTATGTTCAGGGCGTTTTCGATGGCGCCAAGGACATCCGTTATGCACTGCTGCAAAAGGGAACTGGTGCAGCGACGACTTATGTAGGGGTGTATGCTGCACTCAATTCTGGTGGCAGCATGGGGGACCTGAGTGAAAGCCTCAATGACAGGGTTACTGTGCTGGTAGAAGTGCTGGAACCAAAAGCCATGGAACAGAATATAGTCACCGTTGATGCCGACGCCATCAGCAAGGAACTGGCCGCAAATGGTGCAGTCAGTTTCTATGGCCTGTATTTTGATACCGACAAAGCCGTCATCAAACCAGAATCCAAACTCCAGCTTGATGAGATGGCTAAATACCTGAAAGCCAATAGCGCTGCCGTGTATATCGTCGGCCATACCGACACCCAGGGTGTGCTTGACTACAATATGACGCTGTCAGGCAAGCGCGCTCAGGCGGTGGTCGATGCTCTCAAAGGCTATGGCATTGCCGATGCGCGTCTGATTGCCAAAGGCGTAGGCCCACTGGCACCGCGTGCTTCCAATGCTGCAGATGCTGGCCGTGCCAAAAACAGGCGTGTAGAAATGGTGTTACGTTAA
- the xerC gene encoding tyrosine recombinase XerC — MNTQDDYLSLYLEVLRSQRQLSQHTLDSYLLDLRELIKLADQAGKTDLASLTTHHIRRFAAQMHAGGQNARSIARKLSSWRGFYRWLTEERDLAANPVEGVRAPKKSKPLPKALGADDAVRLVAHKGGDQPTARANRAMFELLYSSGLRVSELASLDVAAVTESGYSSAGWVDMQEAEVRVTGKGGKQRIVPVGKPALDALHDWLAIRASLVKADPHPLFLTERGTRISTRLIQLRLKAHAQSLDIPANVHPHMLRHSFASHVLQSSGDLRAVQEMLGHSSIAATQVYTSLDFQHLAKVYDQTHPRAKK, encoded by the coding sequence ATGAATACGCAAGACGATTATCTGAGTCTTTATCTGGAAGTCTTGCGTAGTCAAAGACAATTATCGCAACACACGCTGGACAGTTACCTGCTGGATTTACGCGAGCTTATCAAACTCGCTGACCAGGCCGGGAAAACCGACCTGGCCAGCCTGACTACCCATCATATACGCCGCTTCGCTGCCCAAATGCATGCGGGTGGGCAAAACGCCCGCAGCATTGCACGCAAACTGTCGAGCTGGCGCGGCTTTTACCGCTGGCTGACAGAAGAACGCGATCTGGCCGCCAACCCGGTTGAAGGCGTGCGCGCTCCCAAGAAAAGCAAACCTCTGCCCAAAGCCCTGGGGGCAGATGATGCGGTGCGCCTGGTGGCCCACAAGGGCGGTGACCAGCCTACCGCACGCGCCAACCGTGCGATGTTCGAACTCTTGTATTCCAGTGGTTTACGGGTATCTGAGCTGGCCAGCCTGGATGTCGCGGCTGTCACAGAATCAGGCTATAGCTCGGCGGGCTGGGTAGATATGCAGGAAGCCGAAGTCCGCGTCACCGGCAAAGGCGGCAAGCAACGCATAGTCCCGGTAGGCAAACCCGCGCTGGATGCATTGCATGACTGGCTGGCGATACGCGCAAGCCTGGTCAAGGCTGACCCGCACCCGCTGTTTTTAACAGAACGCGGCACCCGCATTTCCACTCGCCTGATACAACTGCGCCTGAAAGCACATGCGCAAAGCCTGGATATCCCGGCGAATGTGCATCCACACATGTTGCGGCACTCATTTGCCTCACATGTCTTGCAATCTTCCGGTGATTTGCGCGCCGTCCAGGAAATGCTGGGCCACAGCTCTATCGCAGCAACCCAGGTGTATACTTCTCTGGATTTCCAGCATCTGGCCAAGGTCTACGACCAGACGCATCCACGTGCCAAGAAATAA
- a CDS encoding indolepyruvate ferredoxin oxidoreductase family protein: protein MNAPLKAEQQALIDNNISLDDKFTLERGRAFMTGTQALIRLMMLQRQADEKAGLNTGGYISGYRGSPLGNVDLTAAKAKKHLAKHHVKFHPGVNEDLAATTVWGTQQVNMFPGAKYDGVFAMWYGKGPGVDRCGDVFKHANLAGTSKHGGVLVVAGDDHAAKSSTAAHQSEHILKACGIPVLYPSTVQEYLDYGLHGIAMSRYTGLWVSMKCVTDIVESGAVVDIDPDRVKPIIPEDFVLPADGVNIRTPDPVLAQEIRMNNYKWYAALAYARANKLNKIIWDSPHARIGIITAGKSYLDTRQALADLGIDEQVAKDIGIRLYKIGLTWPLESEGVREFATGLEEILVVEEKRQILEYALKEELYNWEDKVRPRVVGKFDDSGEWSNLHGSGHGEWLLPATYELSPAQIARAIASRISRYFAGHPVEQRVKERVAYLEAKEAMLNTVSKPDPNKDRVPHFCSGCPHNTSTKVPEGSRALAGIGCHYMVTWMDRETSTFTHMGAEGVTWVGQAPFTTENHVFCNLGDGTYYHSGLLAIRAAVSGEVNITYKILFNDAVAMTGGQEFDGPLDPGMISRQIAAEGVSPIIVVTDEPEKYGANYPWAAGVTVRHRSELDAVQRELRVAKGVSAMIYDQTCASEKRRRRKKIDKDGKPGFPDPAKRAVINEAVCEGCGDCSVQSNCLSVEPLETEFGRKRQINQSSCNKDFSCVTGFCPSFVTVEGGKLKKPAKTKIEPGNALDVNTLPYPALPDTKTPFGVLVTGVGGTGVITIGQIMAMAAHLQGKACSVLDMTGLAQKGGAVMSHVRLADHADDIQSTRVGTGMADLVIGCDLIVTAGKDALSRMGEGRTHAAINANGSPTSTFIKNPNWQFPAESAEGDIRKACGADRVDLIDAASIATALMGDNIATNMFILGYSWQKGWVPLEEVALMRAIELNGVSIDFNKQAFNWGRLAAHDLAAVQRLVTPAQVIELKRAPTLDDTINKRVAFLTDYQDAAYASQYREFVAQVKAAESKIVDGNKPLRLTEAVAKYLFKLMAYKDEYEVARLYTDGKFQKKIADMFEGDYAINFHLAPPLLAKRDDKGHLIKQQFGPWMMKAFGVLAKFKSLRGGTFDIFGYTDERKMERALPVEYKQTLNKLLPLLNADNLSKAVAIASIPEDIRGYGHVKERHFKAAKAKEATLIAEFNTAQSAQKAA, encoded by the coding sequence ATGAATGCACCCCTCAAAGCCGAGCAGCAGGCGCTGATCGACAACAATATTTCCCTGGACGATAAATTCACGCTGGAGCGCGGTCGCGCCTTCATGACTGGCACCCAGGCCCTGATACGTCTGATGATGTTGCAGCGTCAGGCCGATGAAAAAGCTGGCCTCAATACTGGCGGCTATATTAGCGGTTATCGCGGTTCACCTTTGGGCAATGTCGATTTGACTGCCGCCAAGGCAAAAAAACATCTGGCCAAACACCACGTCAAATTTCACCCGGGCGTGAATGAAGACCTAGCGGCCACGACAGTCTGGGGTACGCAACAGGTGAATATGTTCCCTGGCGCTAAATATGATGGTGTGTTTGCCATGTGGTATGGCAAGGGCCCGGGTGTGGACCGTTGTGGTGACGTGTTCAAGCATGCGAATCTGGCAGGTACTTCAAAACACGGTGGTGTACTGGTCGTGGCCGGTGATGACCATGCTGCCAAGTCTTCCACAGCAGCGCATCAGAGTGAACATATCCTCAAAGCCTGTGGTATTCCGGTCTTGTATCCATCCACCGTGCAAGAGTATCTGGACTATGGCCTGCACGGCATCGCCATGTCGCGTTACACCGGCCTGTGGGTATCGATGAAATGCGTGACTGACATCGTCGAATCTGGTGCTGTCGTCGATATCGACCCTGACCGCGTAAAACCGATTATTCCTGAGGATTTTGTCTTGCCCGCCGATGGCGTGAACATACGCACACCAGACCCGGTGCTGGCGCAAGAAATCCGCATGAATAACTACAAATGGTATGCGGCGCTGGCCTATGCGCGTGCCAACAAGCTCAATAAAATCATCTGGGACAGTCCACATGCCAGGATAGGCATCATCACTGCCGGTAAATCCTACCTCGACACCCGTCAGGCACTGGCCGACCTGGGCATCGATGAACAGGTTGCCAAGGACATAGGCATACGCCTGTACAAGATAGGCCTGACTTGGCCGCTGGAATCTGAAGGCGTACGCGAATTCGCTACCGGCCTCGAAGAAATCCTGGTGGTTGAAGAAAAACGCCAGATCCTTGAATACGCTTTGAAAGAAGAGCTGTACAACTGGGAAGACAAAGTCCGCCCACGCGTGGTTGGCAAGTTCGATGACAGTGGCGAGTGGAGCAACCTGCATGGTTCTGGCCATGGTGAATGGCTGCTGCCCGCGACTTATGAACTGAGCCCGGCGCAAATCGCCCGTGCGATTGCCTCGCGTATCAGCCGCTACTTCGCCGGTCACCCGGTAGAGCAACGCGTGAAAGAACGCGTGGCTTATCTGGAAGCCAAGGAGGCGATGCTCAATACCGTTTCCAAGCCTGATCCCAACAAAGACCGCGTGCCGCATTTCTGTTCCGGCTGCCCGCATAACACCTCCACCAAAGTACCTGAGGGCAGCCGTGCTCTGGCCGGTATCGGTTGCCATTACATGGTGACCTGGATGGACCGCGAAACCTCCACCTTCACCCACATGGGCGCTGAAGGCGTGACCTGGGTAGGTCAGGCACCATTCACGACTGAGAATCATGTGTTCTGTAATCTGGGTGATGGTACTTACTATCACTCGGGTTTGCTGGCGATACGTGCTGCGGTATCCGGTGAAGTCAATATCACTTACAAGATATTGTTCAATGATGCCGTTGCCATGACAGGTGGCCAGGAATTCGATGGCCCACTGGACCCTGGCATGATCTCGCGCCAGATCGCGGCGGAAGGCGTCAGCCCCATCATCGTCGTCACTGATGAGCCAGAAAAATATGGCGCGAATTATCCATGGGCTGCTGGTGTGACCGTGCGCCACCGCAGCGAACTCGATGCCGTACAGCGCGAACTGCGCGTGGCCAAGGGTGTATCTGCGATGATCTATGATCAGACCTGCGCGTCTGAAAAACGCCGCCGCAGGAAAAAGATAGACAAGGATGGCAAACCTGGCTTCCCTGACCCTGCCAAACGTGCAGTCATCAATGAAGCCGTTTGTGAAGGTTGTGGCGATTGCTCGGTGCAATCCAACTGCCTGTCAGTCGAGCCGCTGGAAACCGAATTCGGTCGCAAGCGCCAGATCAACCAGTCTTCCTGCAACAAGGACTTTTCCTGCGTCACAGGTTTCTGCCCCAGCTTTGTCACCGTCGAAGGTGGCAAACTGAAGAAACCGGCAAAAACAAAAATTGAACCAGGTAATGCACTCGATGTGAATACACTGCCTTATCCAGCCCTGCCTGATACCAAGACACCTTTCGGTGTACTGGTTACCGGTGTCGGTGGTACTGGCGTTATCACCATCGGCCAGATCATGGCCATGGCGGCGCATTTGCAGGGCAAAGCCTGTTCCGTGCTGGACATGACAGGCCTGGCGCAAAAAGGCGGCGCGGTGATGTCACACGTGCGTCTGGCTGACCATGCGGACGACATACAATCGACACGCGTAGGCACAGGCATGGCTGATCTGGTCATAGGCTGTGACCTGATCGTGACGGCTGGCAAGGATGCCTTGTCACGCATGGGGGAGGGCCGTACCCACGCCGCCATCAATGCCAATGGTTCGCCAACTTCGACCTTCATCAAGAATCCTAACTGGCAATTCCCGGCTGAATCAGCCGAAGGCGATATCCGCAAAGCCTGCGGTGCCGACCGTGTCGATCTGATCGATGCCGCGTCAATTGCTACTGCGCTGATGGGTGACAATATTGCGACGAATATGTTCATCCTTGGTTATTCCTGGCAAAAAGGCTGGGTACCGCTGGAAGAAGTCGCCCTGATGCGTGCGATTGAACTCAATGGCGTATCTATCGACTTCAACAAACAGGCATTCAACTGGGGCCGTCTGGCTGCGCATGACCTGGCAGCCGTACAGCGTCTGGTGACACCAGCACAAGTCATAGAACTGAAACGCGCACCTACACTGGATGACACCATCAACAAGCGCGTGGCTTTCCTGACTGATTATCAGGACGCCGCTTACGCCAGCCAGTACAGAGAGTTTGTTGCGCAAGTCAAAGCCGCAGAAAGCAAAATCGTCGATGGCAACAAGCCTTTGCGCCTGACAGAAGCGGTAGCAAAATATCTGTTCAAACTGATGGCTTACAAAGACGAATATGAAGTCGCGCGTCTGTACACTGACGGCAAATTCCAAAAGAAAATTGCCGACATGTTTGAAGGCGACTACGCCATCAACTTCCACCTCGCGCCGCCACTGTTGGCCAAGCGTGATGACAAGGGCCATTTGATCAAGCAGCAGTTTGGCCCGTGGATGATGAAAGCTTTTGGCGTACTGGCCAAGTTCAAGTCCCTGCGTGGCGGCACATTTGATATCTTCGGTTACACCGATGAACGCAAGATGGAACGCGCTTTGCCAGTCGAGTACAAACAAACCCTGAACAAATTGCTGCCTTTGCTGAATGCCGATAATTTGTCCAAGGCAGTAGCAATCGCCAGCATCCCTGAAGACATACGCGGTTATGGTCATGTCAAGGAAAGGCATTTCAAAGCTGCCAAGGCCAAAGAGGCAACGCTGATTGCTGAATTCAATACGGCACAGTCAGCGCAAAAAGCTGCCTGA
- a CDS encoding DUF484 family protein, with product MNSTDIATYLIQHPHFFEEHAELLGSIKLTSPVMGRAISLQERQMEVVREKYRSLELRMADLLRIAEENHDISQKFQSWTRALLLARNDVDLPHVLTQGLQDIFDLPHATLRLWGVAEDFAHTWFASTTSDDAQLFAKGLTTPYCGKNHDFEAAGWIETDQPVESLAMLPLRLSGNGPTFGLLVLGSPDPNRYTKDMATDFLSKIADTSSAALSCLVDI from the coding sequence ATGAATTCCACTGATATCGCCACCTACCTGATACAGCATCCGCATTTTTTTGAAGAACATGCAGAATTGCTGGGTTCCATCAAACTGACCAGCCCTGTCATGGGTCGCGCCATTTCCTTGCAGGAAAGGCAAATGGAAGTCGTACGCGAAAAATATCGCAGTCTGGAATTGCGCATGGCAGATTTGCTGCGCATCGCCGAAGAAAACCATGACATCAGCCAAAAGTTCCAGAGCTGGACGCGCGCTCTGCTGCTGGCCCGCAATGACGTCGATTTACCCCATGTACTGACCCAGGGTTTGCAGGATATTTTCGACCTGCCGCATGCCACCCTGCGCCTGTGGGGTGTGGCTGAGGATTTTGCCCATACCTGGTTTGCCAGCACCACCAGCGATGATGCACAGTTGTTTGCCAAGGGCCTGACCACGCCTTATTGTGGCAAGAACCATGATTTTGAAGCTGCTGGCTGGATAGAGACAGACCAGCCGGTTGAGTCACTGGCCATGCTGCCCCTGCGTTTGTCTGGCAATGGCCCGACTTTTGGTTTGCTGGTACTGGGCTCACCCGACCCCAACCGCTATACCAAGGACATGGCAACGGATTTCCTTAGCAAGATTGCCGACACCAGCAGCGCTGCGCTGAGCTGCCTGGTGGATATCTAA